A region from the Triticum urartu cultivar G1812 unplaced genomic scaffold, Tu2.1 TuUngrouped_contig_74, whole genome shotgun sequence genome encodes:
- the LOC125531531 gene encoding splicing factor 3B subunit 2-like: MGTEGEAATDAHDEDFGHSSAEPSWAQNLKRKMKKLFCMESHGQYMTHVAEKHARTRHNEIMRQLGATVVRVGGGPAQIVWALTAQQTDPEPLWLTLLDPGALWPFHLPSPSPTAMAADPSSDLANGAPAPAPAPAAAGADKKKSRESERRRRRRKQKKSKAPASDAAATDADAAADAEEDKPDSKPPVEIEVEYVPEEPDLADGLLADFKSIFDKFTFKEPVAAEDGEKKDEAADAAKKGSGSDSDDDEQETQQKKKEGGISNKKKKLEQRMKIAELKQICNRPDVVEVWDATASDPKLLVYLKSYRNTVPVPRHWSQKRKFLQGKRGIEKQPFQLPDFIAATGIEKIRQAYIEKEDSKKLKQKQRERMQPKMGKMDIDYQVLHDAFFKYQTKPKLTSHGDLYYEGKEFEVKLREMKPGMLSRELKEALGMPEGAPPPWLINMQRYGPPPSYPSLKIPGLNAPIPPGATFGYRPGEWGKPPVDEHGRPLYGDVFGILQLDEPNYDEEPVDRSKHWGDLEEEEEEEEEDEEEEEEELMEDEDMEAGMQSVDTMSSTPTGVETPDVIDLRKQQRKESERPTDKQLYQVLEQKEEKIAPGTLYGSSHTYVVGAQDKAGVKRVDLLKNQKSDKVDVTIHPEELEVMDDVLAAKYEEAREEEKLRNQKEDFSDMVAENASKRKRKHEKDGKSSKKKDFKF; this comes from the exons GTCCGTGTCGGCGGCGGACCGGCCCAAATCGTTTGGGCCTTGACAGCCCAGCAGACCGACCCAGAACCGCTCTGGCTAACTTTACTTGACCCCGGAGCCCTCTGGCCCTTCCACCTCCCCTCCCCATCGCCGACCGCCATGGCCGCCGACCCTAGCTCCGACCTCGCCAACGGGGCCCCGGCCCCggcccccgcccccgccgccgcggGCGCCGACAAGAAGAAGTCGCGCGAGagcgagcgccgccgccgccgccggaagcAGAAGAAGAGCAAGGCGCCCGCTTCCGACGCCGCCGCCACGGACGCCGACGCGGCCGCAGATGCCGAGGAGGACAAGCCCGACTCCAAGCCCCCG GTGGAGATCGAGGTGGAGTACGTGCCGGAGGAGCCCGACCTCGCCGACGGCCTGCTCGCCGACTTCAAGAGCATCTTCGACAAGTTCACCTTCAAGGAGCCCGTCGCCGCCGAG GATGGGGAGAAGAAGGACGAGGCCGCCGACGCCGCGAAGAAGGGGTCGGGGTCCGACTCGGACGACGACGAGCAGGAGACCcagcagaagaagaaggaagggggcaTCTCCAACAAGAAGAAAAAG CTGGAACAAAGGATGAAGATTGCGGAGCTGAAGCAGATATGCAACAGGCCCGACGTTGTCGAa GTTTGGGATGCGACTGCGTCAGATCCGAAGTTACTTGTCTATCTGAAGTCTTACAGGAACACAGTACCTGTCCCAAGGCACTGGTCCCAAAAGAGGAAATTCTTGCAG GGCAAGAGAGGTATCGAAAAACAACCTTTCCAACTTCCTGACTTCATTGCTGCAACTGGAATAGAAAAAATAAGACAG GCATATATCGAGAAAGAGGATAGCAAAAAGTTGAAGCAGAAGCAGCGGGAGCGTATGCAGCCAAAAATGGGCAAGATGGATATAGATTATCAG GTTTTACACGACGCCTTCTTCAAATATCAAACAAAACCAAAATTGACTAGTCATGGTGACCTTTACTACGAAGGGAAAGAGTTTGAG GTCAAACTTAGGGAAATGAAGCCAGGTATGCTGTCCCGAGAACTTAAAGAAGCTCTTGGTATGCCAGAAGGTGCACCGCCTCCATGGCTTATAAACATGCAG AGATATGGTCCTCCGCCCTCTTATCCTTCACTGAAGATTCCTGGTCTGAATGCCCCAATTCCTCCTGGTGCTACTTTTGGTTACCGGCCCGGGGAATGGGGAAAGCCTCCTGTGGATGAG CATGGACGCCCCCTCTACGGAGATGTTTTTGGTATCCTACAGCTGGATGAACCTAATTATGAT GAGGAGCCTGTTGACCGCAGCAAGCATTGGGGAGActtggaggaggaagaggaggaggaggaggaagatgaggaggaagaggaggaggaactAATGGAAGATGAAGACATGGAAGCTGGCATGCAGTCTGTCGACACCATGTCAAG CACTCCCACTGGCGTGGAAACACCTGACGTCATTGATCTTCGGAAGCAACAGAGGAAAGAGTCTGAAAGGCCAACAGATAAGCAGTTATACCAG GTTCTTGAGCAGAAGGAGGAGAAAATCGCACCTGGAACCCTCTATGGGTCAAGCCATAC ATATGTGGTTGGGGCACAGGATAAGGCTGGGGTTAAAAGG GTTGATCTCCTCAAGAATCAAAAGTCCGACAAAGTGGACGTCACCATACATCCCGAGGAGCTCGAAGTTATGGACGATGTTCTGGCAGCCAA GTATGAAGAAGCCCGGGAGGAGGAGAAGCTACGGAACCAGAAGGAAGATTTCAGCGACATGGTGGCGGAG AACGCGAGCAAGAGGAAGAGGAAGCACGAGAAGGACGGGAAATCTTCCAAAAAGAAGGACTTCAAGTTCTAG